The nucleotide sequence ATAGAATTCTTTATCATGATTCTTACGAGTAGCTTCTCCACCTTTTTCGCCAATCTCCTGATAGAATTCCTTATCGTGGCTCTTGCGAGTAGCTTCCCCGCCTTTTTCACCAATCTCTTGGTAAAACTCTTTATCGTGATT is from Bacillus tianshenii and encodes:
- a CDS encoding general stress protein, with the protein product MADKMNRQQAGKKGGEATRKNHDKEFYQEIGEKGGEATRKSHDKEFYQEIGEKGGEATRKNHDKEFYEDIGKKGGRKSNPNN